The Prosthecobacter dejongeii genome contains a region encoding:
- a CDS encoding NADH-quinone oxidoreductase subunit C has protein sequence MNAAQMVTALKEKFGDAVLSTTEFRGEHTLQVSLTSVKSLLKYCRDELNFDYLVDISSLDHMGQEPRFEMVYEVYGYGHHQHLRIKAQIPDEEEPATVSDIWPTADWHEREVWDMMGIKFAGHPDLRRILMWEGYPYFPLRKDFPLAGKPSDMPEVGFTGIAPMADGPFVTSAGAPDTVAREPRAKRVE, from the coding sequence ATGAACGCCGCGCAAATGGTCACCGCCCTGAAGGAAAAATTCGGCGATGCCGTCCTCAGCACCACCGAATTTCGGGGCGAGCACACCCTGCAAGTTTCCTTGACCAGTGTGAAATCGCTGCTCAAATACTGCCGTGACGAGCTGAACTTCGATTACCTCGTGGACATCTCCAGCCTGGATCACATGGGCCAGGAACCGCGTTTTGAAATGGTCTATGAAGTGTATGGCTACGGCCATCACCAGCACCTGCGCATCAAGGCCCAGATCCCCGATGAAGAAGAACCCGCCACCGTCAGTGACATCTGGCCCACGGCCGACTGGCATGAGCGTGAAGTCTGGGACATGATGGGCATCAAATTCGCCGGTCATCCCGATCTGCGCCGCATCCTCATGTGGGAAGGTTACCCCTACTTCCCCCTGCGCAAAGACTTCCCCCTCGCCGGCAAACCCAGCGACATGCCCGAAGTCGGCTTCACTGGCATCGCCCCCATGGCAGACGGTCCCTTCGTCACCAGCGCAGGTGCCCCAGACACCGTGG
- the nuoB gene encoding NADH-quinone oxidoreductase subunit NuoB: MVAPAETEASYDSKIEGNVVVTKLDSAVNWMRKNSLWPMPMGLACCAIEMMASACSRYDLSRFGMEVMRFSPRQADVMIVAGTVTYKMALAVKRVWDQMPEPKWCIAMGACASSGGMYRSYAVLQGIDHLIPVDVYISGCPPRPEALMEGLMRLQRKIEGEHSISEQKQELINELS, encoded by the coding sequence ATGGTCGCCCCTGCTGAAACCGAAGCCTCCTACGATTCCAAAATCGAGGGCAATGTCGTCGTCACCAAGCTGGACTCTGCGGTCAACTGGATGCGCAAGAACTCCCTCTGGCCGATGCCCATGGGCCTCGCCTGCTGTGCCATCGAGATGATGGCCTCCGCTTGCAGCCGTTATGACCTCAGCCGCTTTGGCATGGAGGTCATGCGCTTTTCCCCCCGTCAGGCGGATGTGATGATCGTCGCAGGCACAGTGACTTACAAAATGGCCCTGGCCGTGAAACGCGTGTGGGACCAGATGCCGGAGCCCAAGTGGTGCATCGCCATGGGTGCCTGTGCCTCCAGCGGTGGCATGTATCGCAGTTACGCTGTGCTTCAGGGCATTGATCACCTGATCCCAGTGGACGTGTACATCTCGGGCTGCCCTCCACGCCCGGAAGCTCTCATGGAAGGTCTGATGCGCTTGCAGCGTAAAATCGAAGGCGAGCACTCCATCTCCGAGCAGAAGCAGGAATTGATCAACGAGCTGTCCTAA